Sequence from the Halobaculum rubrum genome:
CGCGCCGGGTTCCCGTCGGTGACGGGTCGGCTACTCGACGGTGCGCTCGTGGACGCGGACGCCCTTCTCCGCGAGGTGGTTCATCTGCCGCTGGGCGAAGTCCTCCTCGCTGGTCCCGCGCGTGGCGAGCACGTACACCAACGCGGAGCCGGTGGGGCGCATCGTCCGGCCGGCGCGTTGGGCGCCCTGGCGGCGGCTTCCGCCGAGCCCGGACGCGACGATCGCGAGCCCGACGTTCGGCAGGTCGATCCCCTCGTCGGCGATCCGCGAGACGACGAGGGTGTCGCGCTCGCCCTGCCGGAACTCCTCGAACAGGCGCTGCCGGACGTGATGGCGCGTTTCCCCGGAGACGAACGGGACGCCAAGCGCCGCCGCGAGCGCCTCGCCTTGGTCGAGGTAGTCGACGAACACGAGTGCCCTCGCGTCGCCGTGGCGCTCGCGGAGGCGACGCACCTCCTCGATCTTCGCTGGGTTGCGGGCGGCGGCCATGTGTCGCTCGCGGCCGTCCGCGCTGGCCCACTCGTTTTGCGCCTCGTCGTCGCGCCAGGGAACGTACCGGATCTCCACCTCGGGCTCCTGCACGAACCCGGCGTCGAACAGCGCGCCCCAGTCGGTGCCGATCGGCGGGCCGATCAGCGTGAATATCTCCTCCTCGTTGTCGTCCTCCCGTATCGGGGTCGCCGACAGTCCGAGACGGTGTTTGCTCTGGAGATCGGCGGCCCGACGGAATATCGGCGCGGGAATGTGGTGTGCTTCGTCCGTGATCACGAGCCCCCACTCGCGGGAGTCGAACAGCGACCGGTGGCGGTCCATCCCCGCGGTCTGGTACGTCGCGATCGTCACCGGGGCGATCTCCTTCTCGCCGCCGTGGTACTCGCCGATCTGTGATTCGTCGAGGTCGGTGTGTTCCAGCAGTTCGGCGCGCCACTGGCCCGCGAGTTCCCGCGAGGGGACGAGGATCAGCGTCTCGCCGCCGACCGCCTCCAAGACGCCGAGCGCGGCGACGGTCTTGCCCGACCCGGGCGGCGAGACGAACACCCCCGCCCGCTGCTCGATGAACCGGTCGACCCAGTCCGTCTGGTACGCCCGAAGCTCCGTCTCCAGCGTCACGTCGAGCGGCTCCCCGGACTCCAGGTCGCGCTCGTCGATCACGGGGTAGCCCGCCTCGTACAGCACGCGCTTCACGTGGCCGATCTCCTCGTCGTTCACCCACGACTCGGTGTCCGAGAGGTCCGCCTGCAACGCCGCCCCGTCGAGCTTCTGTCGGGCGACGTTGCCCATCAGCTCCTCTCGGTCGGCCTCCAGCACCACGTAGCCGTCCTCGTGGGTCCGCAGGCGGAACTGGCGGGCGCGCTTCCACTGGTTCTCGGCCCACTCCTCCAGGTGCGGCGAGCGGCGCGGCAGCACCGACCGCATCCGCGCGAGCAACCCCGAGAACTCCTCGAACGGCGCGGCCCAGATGTCCTCCTGGCGGATCTCGTAGAGGTAGCCGCGGGTTCCCGGCTCCGTCCCCGTGGAGTCGACGAGGTGCGCGAAGTCGGCGAGCATCGCACGAGTGTACTGCGTCGGCTGATCGACCACGATCTGGCGCCGCGTGGGGAACATGACCACCCGTTCGCGCTCGGCGAGGTCGCCCCACGAGGTCGGGTAGTACACCACCGGGTCCGACTCCACGTCGACGCGCTCGACGGTACCCTCCTCCGCGAGCGCGTCGAGATGATCGCGCGCCTCCGCCTGCGTTCGGTCGGTTTCGCGGGCGACCTGTGTGGCTGTGAGCACCGGTCGCTGGGCCGCCTCGACGGCGTCGTAGAAGCGATCGATAGTGAGGTCGGCGGCGGTCTCGTCGGAAGCACTCTCGTCGAAAGCATGCTCTCCGGGAGCGGCCTCGTTGTCGTCGCTAGTGGCGACGCGGTCGTCGACGATGTCGCCGTCCGTACCGGTGCTACCGCCGTCACCGCTTACGGGCGACTCGTCGCCGTCGTCAGTCATCACTCGCGGTACGTCGCCGGCCCCTAAAGGGACCGCGCTCGGCGACCGGCTCGGGAGGGGAGCCGAAAAGTGGGTGCTCCCCGCGGTCAGCGCGCGTCGCAGGGAAGCTCACACAGCTCGCGCTTCGAGCGGAAGCGCGCGCCGCACTCGACACACTCGACGTACCCGTCGCCGGCGGCGGTGCGGACGCGGTGGCCCCCGACCGCGAACGGGCGGGTGACGACACGCGGGCGGATCCGACCGGGGATCTGTCGCTCCTTGTGTTCGGAGAGGTCCGCGCGCAGCTGGATCGTGTTGACGTCGGCCTCGTCCCAGCGGTCGGACGCCGTCGCGGCCTCCCAGTCGGCGATCGTCGTCCAGCCGGTGACCAGCACGGGAGAGGGCGTGTCCGTGTCGCCGATGACGATCACGAACCTGACGCCGTCGCGGACGAGCGCGAACCGCCAGCCGTCCGTGGAGTTCCAGCGGAGCTGGCCGTTCTGGATGGCGTCGCCGGCGACGGGAAGGGTTATGTAGCGACCCTGCTGGCGCAGCCGATGTCGAAAGTGGTCCGTCTGCGCATACTGTCCGGGGTCGCGTTCGGGCGGAGCCGAGACGTCACGCGCCCGGTCAGGGGTGTCGGGCGTGCGGGTTCGTGCCCGGGTGTTCGTGGACGAGCCGCCGCGACCGGTGTGCGCCGACGCCGCGCGGGCGTCGGCGGCGCCCTGTCGGGAAGCCACTGTGTCGGGGACTGTGCGCTCCGGGTATATACCTATTTCCCCGATAACGCGGCGTTCGGACGCCGGTCTCGGCACGGACGGATCGGTCTGTGGTCGCGACTCGTGAGAACGGGAACCGGTGGGGTGGCGGCGTTAGCCGAGGAGGCCGAGCGCCTCGATGCGGTCGACGATCTCCTCGACCGCCTCCTCGGCGTCGTCGGTGCGCTTGCCGCCGGTGATGACGATCTTCCCCGAGCCGAACAGGAGGATCACCACGTCCGGCTCGTCCATCCGGTAGACGAGGCCGGGGAACTGCTCGGGCTCGTACTCGACGTCCTCGAGCCCGAGGCCGATCGCGAGGGCGTTGAGGTTGAGCTGGTGGCCCAGGTCGGCCGACGAGACGATGTTCTGGACGGTGATGTCCGGGTCCTCCTCGACCGGGATCTTCAGCCCGCGGAGCTTCTCGAAGATGATCCCGAGGGCCTCGTGCACGTCGTCG
This genomic interval carries:
- a CDS encoding DEAD/DEAH box helicase; protein product: MTDDGDESPVSGDGGSTGTDGDIVDDRVATSDDNEAAPGEHAFDESASDETAADLTIDRFYDAVEAAQRPVLTATQVARETDRTQAEARDHLDALAEEGTVERVDVESDPVVYYPTSWGDLAERERVVMFPTRRQIVVDQPTQYTRAMLADFAHLVDSTGTEPGTRGYLYEIRQEDIWAAPFEEFSGLLARMRSVLPRRSPHLEEWAENQWKRARQFRLRTHEDGYVVLEADREELMGNVARQKLDGAALQADLSDTESWVNDEEIGHVKRVLYEAGYPVIDERDLESGEPLDVTLETELRAYQTDWVDRFIEQRAGVFVSPPGSGKTVAALGVLEAVGGETLILVPSRELAGQWRAELLEHTDLDESQIGEYHGGEKEIAPVTIATYQTAGMDRHRSLFDSREWGLVITDEAHHIPAPIFRRAADLQSKHRLGLSATPIREDDNEEEIFTLIGPPIGTDWGALFDAGFVQEPEVEIRYVPWRDDEAQNEWASADGRERHMAAARNPAKIEEVRRLRERHGDARALVFVDYLDQGEALAAALGVPFVSGETRHHVRQRLFEEFRQGERDTLVVSRIADEGIDLPNVGLAIVASGLGGSRRQGAQRAGRTMRPTGSALVYVLATRGTSEEDFAQRQMNHLAEKGVRVHERTVE
- a CDS encoding TATA-box-binding protein, which codes for MTDPAESIEIQNVVASTGIGQELDLEALAEDLPGADFNPDNFPGLVYRTQEPKAAALIFRSGKIVCTGAKSIDDVHEALGIIFEKLRGLKIPVEEDPDITVQNIVSSADLGHQLNLNALAIGLGLEDVEYEPEQFPGLVYRMDEPDVVILLFGSGKIVITGGKRTDDAEEAVEEIVDRIEALGLLG